The genomic stretch GAAAAGTTATTGAGAATATTAAGAAAAAACATCACTTAATTGTCAACTGTCAACCGTCAACTGAAAATATGAGTATTTTTACCCCCCCATTAGCACGATTAATCGAACAATTACAAAAGTTGCCCGGCATAGGCCCTAAAAGTGCGCAAAGACTAGCCTTTCATATCCTTAAACGTAGCGACAAAGATGCTGAAAACCTTGCTCAAGCCATTCTTGATGCAAAAAAACAAGTTGGATTTTGTCAGGTTTGTTTTCATCTTTCTGCCGATCGTATTTGTGAAATTTGTCGTAATCCTAATCGAGATCAAGATGTTATTTGTGTGGTAGAAGATTCTAAGGATGTGATCGCTCTTGAAAAAACTAGAGAATATCAAGGTTTGTATCATGTGTTAGGAGGCGTTATTTCACCTATGGATGGTATTACTCCTGAACAACTAAATATTCAAACTTTAATACAAAGAGTTGGGAAAGGTAATATTAAAGAAGTAATTATGGCTATTAGTCCTAATATTGAAGGAGAAACAACCACGTTGTATGTCGGACAGTTGTTAAAACCATTTACAAAAGTGACTCGTATTGCCTTTGGTTTACCGATGGGAGGTGATTTAGAGTATGCGGATGAGATAACCTTAGCAAGAGCCCTAGAAGGTCGAAGAGACTTAGAATAAGATGATTATTACAACCTAAATAGGATTGCTAATATATAGTATTTATTAGTAGGTATTACTTCAGCTTTAATACGATGGAGTATTATTTCAGTTGGATATAAAATTATCGATGAAGATAGGCAGAAGGCAAAAAGTAAAAGGTAAAAGTAAGAAAAATTGATTAAAAAATTAGTCAAATGGATTTTAGACAAATAATCAATAAGCTATCAAGTAAGTGAAAAAAGCATTTTGTTAATTTTAAATTTGCAATTTTTAAAACTTTAAACTATTCATTACCTTTTCTTAACTTTGAAAGGATAACCTTGTACTTATAATAATGTATTGTCAATTACACTAACTATTATGCTGTTAACCTCTCCTTCTAACCATAATCTTATAAATCAAGGTCAAAAAACACAAAGAAGATTACATTTTTATGAGCGAGGAGAAGAAATTCCTCTTATCAGTCAAGGAGTTTGGCAAGTGAATAAAGGAGTTGTACAGTTGGTGAAATTTAACCCTCAAGGAGAAGAGACATTGTTAGGATGGGTACATTCAGATAATTTTTTTGGTCTTTGGTTTACTTCCTTAGATAGTTTTCAGGCAAAATCTTTGTCAGATGTTCATTTACAATGGTATTCTATAACGGAAATAGAAAAAAACTCTGTTTTAGCTCAAGCAATGCTTTCTCAAGTGGTGAAAAGAATTCGACAAAGTGAGGCTTTATTGGCGATCGCAGGCAAAAGAAAAGTAGAAGATAGACTGGTACAACTATTAAAACTTTTAGCTAGGGAAATGGGAGAAAGTAGGGATTCTGGTATTCGATTAAAAGTAAGACTTACCCATCAAAATCTAGCTAATGCCATTAGTACCACTAGAGTTACAATTACTAGATTGTTAGGGGATTTACAAAAACAAGGATTTATTTCTTTTGATAGTAGTCGCCATATTGTCGTTTGTGATCACAATATAACAAGAAACTAGATTATTAAAATCAAATAGTACTTAATCTTCTGCTGTTTTCAGTGTCCTCTTTATTTCTTCATTTTATATTACTATAAAGTTATATATTTAAGTACTGTAGCTTGATGTAATTATGTTTGAATTAAGCTGGATAAATGGATTAATCGGCGGTGTTTTAATTGGTGTTAGTGCTACTATTTTATTAGCTTTTAACGGAAAAATTGCTGGTATTAGTGGCATGATTAATGCGGTTTTGGAATTTAAACCTTCGGAAAAATGGCGAGTTTTTTTTCTCGGAGGAATGTTATTAGGAGGAATTATTTATGAATATGTGCTTCCCTTACCTAAAACTCCTAGTTACAATTTGGCGTTAATTCCTATGATTCTCGGTGGTTTTTTAGTTGGTTTTGGTACAAGAATGGGAAACGGATGTACCAGTGGTCATGGGGTTTGTGGTTTAGGAAGATTGTCAACTCGATCGTTTACTGCCGTAATTACTTTTTTAATATCGGGAATGATCACCGTATTTGTAACTAGACATATTTTAGGGTAGAAATGAATAATAAACAGAATATAGTTGCTTTAATAAGTGGTTTATTATTTGGTTTAGGCTTGGCAGTGTCTCAAATGATAGATAGAGAAAGAGTCATTGGATTTCTGGATGTTATGGGAAAGTGGGATGCAACCTTAATGTTTGTACTAGGTGGTGCAGTGGGAGTCACAATTATTAGTTTTAGAT from Geminocystis sp. NIES-3709 encodes the following:
- the recR gene encoding recombination mediator RecR, translating into MSIFTPPLARLIEQLQKLPGIGPKSAQRLAFHILKRSDKDAENLAQAILDAKKQVGFCQVCFHLSADRICEICRNPNRDQDVICVVEDSKDVIALEKTREYQGLYHVLGGVISPMDGITPEQLNIQTLIQRVGKGNIKEVIMAISPNIEGETTTLYVGQLLKPFTKVTRIAFGLPMGGDLEYADEITLARALEGRRDLE
- a CDS encoding Crp/Fnr family transcriptional regulator, with protein sequence MLLTSPSNHNLINQGQKTQRRLHFYERGEEIPLISQGVWQVNKGVVQLVKFNPQGEETLLGWVHSDNFFGLWFTSLDSFQAKSLSDVHLQWYSITEIEKNSVLAQAMLSQVVKRIRQSEALLAIAGKRKVEDRLVQLLKLLAREMGESRDSGIRLKVRLTHQNLANAISTTRVTITRLLGDLQKQGFISFDSSRHIVVCDHNITRN
- a CDS encoding YeeE/YedE family protein, which codes for MFELSWINGLIGGVLIGVSATILLAFNGKIAGISGMINAVLEFKPSEKWRVFFLGGMLLGGIIYEYVLPLPKTPSYNLALIPMILGGFLVGFGTRMGNGCTSGHGVCGLGRLSTRSFTAVITFLISGMITVFVTRHILG